From Lacerta agilis isolate rLacAgi1 chromosome Z, rLacAgi1.pri, whole genome shotgun sequence, the proteins below share one genomic window:
- the LOC117040039 gene encoding LOW QUALITY PROTEIN: U6 snRNA-associated Sm-like protein LSm3 (The sequence of the model RefSeq protein was modified relative to this genomic sequence to represent the inferred CDS: deleted 2 bases in 1 codon; substituted 1 base at 1 genomic stop codon), translating into MADEVDQQPTLDLIRLSLDERIYVKMRNDRELRGRLHAYDQHLNMILGDVEDTVTTIEIDEETYEEIYKCTAFFHPXSTKRNIPMLFVRGDGVVLGAPPLRVG; encoded by the exons ATGGCGGACGAGGTGGACCAGCAACCAACCTTGGATCTCATCAGACTCAGTCTTGATGAACGAATTTatgtaaaaatgagaaatgacCGAGAACTTCGAGGCAGATTACATGCTTATGACCAGCACTTAAATATGATTTTGGGTGATGTTGAGGATACTGTGACAACAATAGAAATTGATGAAGAAACCTATGAAGAGATTTATAAA TGTACTGCTTTTTTTCATCCATAGTCTACCAAAAGGAATATTCCGATGCTGTTTGTCCGAGGAGATGGAGTTGTACTTGGTGCTCCTCCACTGAGGGTTGGCTGA